Proteins from a single region of Leuconostoc gasicomitatum LMG 18811:
- a CDS encoding phage tail protein, with product MIKFKNVAGQSFLAVGTIQRKSALNGEKSLTGTIYDGDDVLNKIDKGWSLEFDDEPYVITYFERNDNDNTVSFDAIHRFFWNTAKSVLYTSTSGSHTIKWYLDQIFSNTGYTYALNYAPTAIGKDNWGMKTKLSLFNDIISSIGGEFEINGTLVSIFEKVGTDLSTIVRYGFNLSDMSVENDAVGFVTYGEGFGAYADQQNQRGDRLHVTYTSPLASVYGKLQAEPVDDQRFTIQSNLLNAVKDEVDGSFSVSIKLSLYDLTAAGYPYKMANVGDWLMAIDERLDFKQRIRIISIDDEFSAEGTRISYTVTAGNVGIVQKYQDSNASLATQVNNAMDAANQAVTDANVALIAANGKNTSYYVDSFDILPKTANEGDLGWVQTGDGRVLYIYIKKPDGSLYWEKRIDPEMGEQIAAGVEEAVLTAKSNSDKAIDDNNVLINQTINTVSKQQANNEIDKRNFDANAQSMVNQGVVDAKVNTQTVAQQTLATANANLDQAQAQIEAAYKSADGIVNKKIDDTATSIGTTIIQNKTDANNGISVAQSTAQQALDGLKATVSKSDYDAKTKDLTSKVGTAQLTADQATTTIGNYQKSNDGRVSTAETNIKSNKDAIALTATKQDLNSATNTLNTSIGAVNVKADSVTTTVAQLSKDTTTKFATQQTTIDGITQTVSANTGAINSVTSRVTTAEGTLTSTTNRVSGVETKQTTLAGQVSQEISDRNNGDSNTLNSAATYTQLQVSSATSGLNSTITQTASAIIANLGASNLFPNSEFTADYGYLSKSGTIEIRQNQNIDNKISGVITIVSTAAGYQGYWANNIPVIGGQKYSGATRVHYTNGGLTNGRALLDVWYVDSSGARINGGTGGSWKVQTPQIDSPYWIDLYFDGITAPINASYMQASLIVNNAGAGQKATFTQTTITATDVHQTYTPNDDMSANLTLFKDNWSIGIKDNIQGIVSGIVGTPTQMSLISKNITLDGNTTVTGDFYALGGNFKNLNASNMTVGTLNGNQVNVTNINANNIVAGTISGANLSINLNTGQVYFQNGRIYSQSIDDQDGIGVDINIDKRYIATRSSLGYSTLKDGGLYLSQYSLTDSGNSPYFGVKNDTSGFGTGGALIYGTKSVGIATLPHSVPNYIGTENYNGIIVSEDKKLFLAGYSKGVMITGGADIGNSAGSPFINLGTTSSNTVNGTGGDRISLYAKYLYLSLQWATTTSSSANMFIASDGAVVRSSSSSKYKLDIEYEKEPDTANKLLTLDPATWHDKFESEQIAKFHKTGVDTERSIDMNKRRYYGVIAEDLVKAGLDYLVQRSPETGDVEGVEYSKIGVALIPIVRELRNRIIEQNIALERLKEQLK from the coding sequence ATGATTAAATTTAAAAATGTTGCAGGTCAATCATTCCTTGCAGTTGGAACCATTCAAAGAAAAAGTGCCTTGAATGGCGAAAAATCATTAACGGGTACTATATATGATGGTGATGACGTGCTCAATAAAATTGACAAAGGTTGGTCGCTTGAATTTGATGATGAGCCTTATGTAATTACTTATTTTGAACGTAATGATAATGATAATACTGTATCATTTGATGCCATACATCGTTTCTTTTGGAACACAGCTAAAAGTGTGTTGTACACATCAACAAGCGGTAGTCACACCATTAAATGGTATTTAGATCAAATATTTTCTAATACAGGATATACGTATGCCTTGAACTACGCACCAACTGCGATTGGAAAAGATAATTGGGGAATGAAAACCAAGTTATCACTTTTTAATGACATTATTTCAAGTATTGGTGGTGAGTTTGAGATCAATGGTACTTTAGTATCCATTTTTGAAAAAGTTGGGACAGATTTATCGACGATTGTGCGCTACGGATTCAATTTGTCTGATATGTCAGTTGAAAATGATGCTGTTGGTTTTGTAACTTATGGTGAAGGCTTTGGCGCATATGCTGATCAACAAAATCAAAGAGGCGACAGATTGCATGTAACCTATACTAGCCCATTAGCTAGTGTATATGGTAAGTTACAAGCTGAACCCGTAGATGACCAACGATTTACCATTCAGAGTAATTTGCTAAATGCTGTTAAGGATGAGGTTGATGGTAGTTTTTCCGTATCAATAAAACTGTCTCTTTACGATTTAACCGCTGCTGGATACCCTTACAAAATGGCTAATGTTGGCGATTGGTTAATGGCGATTGATGAAAGACTGGACTTCAAACAACGCATTCGCATTATCAGTATTGATGATGAATTTTCAGCTGAAGGAACGCGTATTAGTTACACCGTAACCGCTGGTAACGTTGGTATCGTTCAGAAATATCAAGACTCTAACGCCTCGCTCGCAACACAAGTAAATAACGCAATGGATGCAGCCAACCAAGCCGTGACTGATGCTAATGTCGCATTGATAGCTGCTAATGGTAAGAACACATCATATTACGTTGATAGTTTTGACATATTGCCAAAAACGGCTAACGAGGGTGATTTAGGATGGGTACAAACAGGCGATGGCCGTGTGCTTTACATTTACATCAAAAAACCTGATGGTTCATTATATTGGGAAAAACGTATCGACCCAGAAATGGGCGAACAAATAGCGGCGGGTGTTGAAGAGGCGGTATTAACTGCAAAATCTAACAGTGATAAGGCAATAGATGATAACAATGTGCTAATCAATCAGACAATTAACACAGTATCTAAACAGCAGGCTAATAATGAGATTGATAAGCGCAATTTTGATGCCAATGCTCAATCAATGGTTAATCAAGGGGTGGTTGATGCTAAGGTAAACACGCAAACGGTAGCGCAACAAACATTAGCTACTGCAAATGCTAATTTAGACCAAGCTCAGGCACAAATTGAAGCGGCTTATAAGTCAGCAGACGGCATTGTCAACAAGAAAATTGATGACACAGCTACCAGTATCGGTACCACAATCATCCAAAATAAAACTGATGCAAATAATGGCATATCTGTTGCTCAATCTACAGCTCAACAAGCATTAGATGGCTTAAAAGCTACAGTCAGTAAATCAGATTATGATGCCAAAACCAAAGATTTAACTTCCAAAGTTGGTACGGCTCAATTAACAGCCGATCAAGCAACAACAACAATTGGAAACTACCAAAAGTCAAATGATGGGCGTGTTTCGACTGCTGAAACAAATATCAAATCAAATAAAGACGCCATAGCCTTAACCGCTACTAAACAGGACTTAAACAGTGCTACTAATACTCTAAATACTAGTATTGGAGCAGTTAATGTAAAGGCTGATAGTGTCACTACCACGGTTGCACAGCTTAGCAAGGATACAACTACTAAGTTTGCCACTCAACAGACTACAATTGACGGCATTACCCAAACCGTATCAGCCAATACTGGTGCTATCAACAGCGTGACTAGCCGTGTAACAACAGCTGAGGGTACGTTAACAAGTACAACTAACCGTGTGTCTGGTGTGGAAACTAAGCAAACGACATTAGCTGGACAAGTAAGCCAGGAGATTTCAGACCGTAATAATGGGGATAGTAATACCCTTAATTCAGCAGCCACATATACCCAATTACAAGTTTCATCTGCAACCAGTGGACTTAATTCAACAATCACTCAAACAGCTAGTGCTATTATTGCTAACCTTGGTGCAAGTAACTTATTTCCTAACTCAGAGTTTACTGCTGATTACGGTTATCTTTCTAAATCGGGCACCATTGAAATTAGGCAAAATCAGAATATTGATAATAAGATTAGTGGCGTAATTACCATCGTTTCAACAGCGGCTGGTTACCAAGGATACTGGGCTAATAACATACCAGTAATAGGTGGTCAGAAATATAGCGGGGCAACACGGGTACATTATACAAATGGTGGGTTAACTAATGGTCGAGCTTTACTTGATGTTTGGTATGTTGATAGTTCTGGTGCACGAATTAATGGTGGGACTGGTGGATCGTGGAAAGTTCAAACACCGCAGATAGATTCACCCTACTGGATTGATCTATACTTTGACGGTATTACTGCTCCGATTAACGCATCATACATGCAAGCTTCACTAATTGTTAATAATGCAGGAGCGGGACAAAAAGCAACATTCACCCAGACAACTATAACTGCAACGGATGTGCACCAAACTTACACGCCTAACGATGATATGTCAGCTAATTTAACATTATTCAAGGACAACTGGAGCATTGGTATCAAGGACAATATCCAAGGTATCGTGTCGGGTATTGTTGGTACGCCTACTCAAATGTCATTGATCAGCAAGAACATTACGCTTGATGGTAATACGACCGTTACGGGTGATTTTTACGCACTTGGCGGTAATTTCAAGAACCTGAACGCTTCAAACATGACGGTTGGTACGTTGAATGGTAACCAAGTTAACGTTACTAATATCAATGCGAACAATATTGTAGCAGGTACCATATCTGGAGCTAATTTAAGCATTAACTTAAACACAGGCCAAGTATATTTTCAAAACGGAAGGATCTATAGTCAAAGTATTGATGATCAAGATGGCATTGGTGTTGATATCAATATCGACAAACGATATATAGCCACAAGGAGTTCATTAGGCTATTCGACATTAAAAGATGGTGGTTTATATTTATCGCAATATTCGCTTACAGATTCTGGTAATTCACCTTATTTTGGCGTAAAAAATGATACTAGTGGTTTTGGAACAGGTGGAGCACTAATATACGGAACAAAATCGGTAGGTATTGCAACGCTTCCACATTCTGTGCCAAACTACATCGGCACAGAAAATTATAACGGAATCATTGTTTCTGAAGATAAGAAACTTTTTTTAGCTGGTTATTCAAAAGGTGTCATGATAACTGGTGGGGCTGATATTGGAAACAGTGCTGGATCTCCTTTCATAAATCTTGGAACAACAAGTTCAAATACAGTAAATGGTACAGGTGGTGACAGAATATCTCTATATGCAAAATATTTATATTTATCTCTTCAGTGGGCAACAACAACATCTAGCTCTGCGAACATGTTCATAGC